One genomic segment of Vulpes vulpes isolate BD-2025 chromosome 2, VulVul3, whole genome shotgun sequence includes these proteins:
- the ANKRD16 gene encoding ankyrin repeat domain-containing protein 16, with amino-acid sequence RFRRGRGGEGNFPRVPPSSRAPGAGAGRTCCTPAPRGGARGRAPGAAAVAAPGDPRRLHRLVQAGRLSALREELRAGGPGRAGDPLLHCAARHGHRDVLAYLVETWDLDVEAADRDYKRPLHEAAAQGHRDCVRYLLGRGAAVDCLKRADWTPLMMACTRKNLEVIQDLVEHGANPLLKNKDGWNSLHIASREGDPLILQYLLTVCPAAWKTESKIGRTPLHTAAMHGCLEAVKVLLQRCQYEADCRDRCGCTPFMDAVQCGHIDVARLLLKQHKACWAARDALGAQAIHKAAVTGQDQALRFLVSELGADVDARTEPTRLAPLHFAAKEGHVSTIQVLLSLGADINSKDERDRSALHLACAGQHAACVELLLQSGLRDSPDDSGALARQLTHNADILRCFDHHATS; translated from the exons CGCTTCCGCCGGGGCCGAGGCGGCGAGGGAAACTTTCCCAGAGTTCCTCCGAGCTCCcgagccccgggggcgggggcggggcgcaccTGCTGCACCCCCGCTCCGCGCGGCGGGGCTCGGGGGCGCGCCCCCGGGGCGGCGGCCGTGGCGGCGCCCGGGGACCCGCGGCGGCTGCACCGGCTGGTGCAGGCAGGCCGGCTGAGCGCCCTGCGGGAGGAGCTGCgcgcgggcggcccggggcgcgccGGGGACCCCCTGCTGCACTGCGCCGCCCGCCACGGGCACCGGGACGTGCTGGCCTACCTGGTGGAGACCTGGGACCTGGACGTGGAGGCCGCCGACCGCGACTACAAGCGGCCTCTGCACGAGGCTGCGGCGCAGGGCCACCGGGACTGCGTGCGGTACCTGCTGGGCCGGGGCGCGGCGGTGGACTGCCTGAAGAGGGCCGACTG GACTCCTTTGATGATGGCTTGCACAAGGAAGAATCTGGAGGTGATCCAGGACCTCGTGGAACATGGCGCCAACCCACTTCTGAAGAACAAAGACGGCTGGAACAGTCTCCACATTGCCAGTCGAGAGGGTGACCCTCTGATCCTCCAGTACTTGCTCACAGTTTGCCCGGCCGCCTGGAAGACAGAGAGCAAAATTGGGAGAACCCCTCTGCACACGGCAG CAATGCATGGCTGTTTAGAGGCAGTAAAGGTGCTTCTACAGAG GTGCCAGTACGAAGCCGACTGCAGAGACAGGTGCGGCTGCACACCCTTCATGGACGCCGTTCAGTGCGGCCACATCGACGTAGCCAGGCTGCTGCTCAAGCAACACAAG gctTGCTGGGCCGCGCGGGATGCCCTGGGTGCTCAGGCCATCCACAAGGCGGCCGTCACAGGGCAGGACCAGGCTCTCCGCTTCCTGGTCTCAGAGCTGGGTGCTGACGTGGACGCAAGGACAGAGCCCACCCGCCTGGCGCCGCTGCATTTCGCCGCTAAG GAAGGACACGTGAGCACAATCCAGGTGCTCCTATCCTTGGGTGCCGACATCAACTCCAAAGACGAAAGGGACCGATCAG CCCTGCACCTGGCCTGTGCGGGCCAGCACGCCGCCTGCGTGGAGCTCCTCCTGCAGTCTGGGCTGCGCGACTCTCCTGACGACTCGGGCGCCCTGGCCAGGCAGCTCACCCACAACGCGGACATCCTTCGGTGCTTCGACCACCATGCCACATCCTAA